CCGCGCGCGGGGACGTCGTACGGGGGCGGGTGCTGGTGAACTGCGCCGGGCTGTACTCCGACGAGGTCGCCCGGCTGACGGGGGACGAGCCCGAGGTGCGGATCGTGCCGTTCCGGGGCGAGTACTACGAACTGGCGCGGCCGGAGCTGGTGCGCGGGCTGGTGTATCCGGTGCCCGATCCGGCGTTCCCGTTCCTCGGCGTCCATCTGACCAGGGGGATCGACGGGGGCGTGCACGTCGGCCCCAATGCCGTGCCGGCACTGGCCCGGGAGGGGTACGGCTGGGGTGTCGTACGGCCCCGCGAGGCGATGGCGACGGCGGCCTGGCCCGGGGTGTGGCGGATGGGCCGGCAGCACTGGCGGTACGGGGTCGGGGAGCTGCGGCGGTCGGTGTCGAAGGGGGCGTTCGTGGACGCGGTGCGCCGGCTGCTGCCGGCGGTGGAGGAGGGGGACCTGGTGCGGGCGGCGGCCGGGGTGCGGGCGCAGGCGGTGCTGCGGGACGGCGCTCTGGTGGACGACTTCCTGATACGGGAGGGGCCACGGGCGATCCACGTGCTGAACGCGCCCTCACCGGCGGCCACCGCCTCACTGCCGATCGGGCGAGAGGTGGCCCGCCGGGCCCTGGGAGCACTGACCGACGCGTGAGCGACCGGGTGCCGCGCTCACGTGGGCGGCGGTCGGGTGCCGGGCTCCCGGGCGCGGCCGGCACCTGGAGCCGACCCGTAAAATCGACCCCACTGTGTCTGATTCCGTGAGCACCCCCGAAGTCCCCCAGCCCTTTCCCGGTGGCGAGCACCACCCGGGCGAGTCCGTTCGGCACACCCGGGCCAAGGGGGAGCCCCGGTTCCCCGACGGGCCCAAGGCCGATCCCGCCGGGTCGCACTTCGAGCGGCGGATCCGGAGTTTCCAGCCCCGGCGCAGCCGGGTGACGGCCGGGCAGGCGGACGCGTTGCAGCGGCTGTGGGCCAAGTGGGGGCTCGACATCGACGGGCACCCCGTCGACCTCGCCGAGCTGTTCGGCGACGACCGTCCCGTCGTGCTGGAGATCGGCTTCGGCATGGGTGAGGCGACCGCTCAGATGGCGGCCGCCGACCCGGACACCGGCATCCTCGCGGTGGACGTGCACACACCCGGCCAGGGAAATCTGCTCAACCTCGCGGACCGCACCGGGCTGACCAACGTCCGGGTGGCCAACGGTGACGCGATCATCCTGCTGCGCGAGATGCTGCCGGCGGACTCGCTCGACGGACTGCGCGTCTACTTCCCCGACCCCTGGCCGAAGAAGCGCCACCACAAGCGGCGCCTCATCCAGCCCGAGTTCCTCGACCTGGCCGCGACGCGACTGAGACCGGGTGCGACCGTGCACTGCGCCACGGACTGGGAGCCGTACGCCGAGCAGATGCTCGAGGTGCTCACCGCGCACCCCCGCTTCGAGAACACCCGGGCCGACGGCGGGTTCGCGCCCCGGCCCGAGTTCCGGCCGCTGACCCGTTTCGAGGGACAGGGTCTGGACAAGGGTCACGTCGTGAACGATCTGCTCTTCCGTCGCGTACAGCATCGCGTCCAGCCCGGAGATCGCTGACCGACCAAGGGATCGACCAAGGGATCGACCAAGGGATCAATCAAGAGATCAGCCAAGGGATCACCGACCGACCTCCCCCTCCACCACAGTCCCCTCGCTCGTTAGGGTCGATGCCGTGGCCATCAGTCCTCCGTTTCCGCCCTATCCGCCGCATCCCGGCGGCGCACCCGAGGACGGTGTGCTCCGCCACGCTCACTGGTGGCAACGCAGGTGGGTGCGGTACGGGGCCCTGATCACCCTGCTCACGCTGTCCGGCCTGGTCATCCTCGCGCTGGTGCGCGAACAGACCGGTACGGAAGGATTCCTGGTCGGGCTCGGGCTCGCCGTGCTGCCCGTGCCGCTGCTGGTCGCCGCCTTCCGTTGGCTGGACCGGGTCGAGCCAGGGCCCTGGCGGAACCTGGTCTTCGCCTTCGCCTGGGGCGCGTGCGCGGCGGCGCTGATAGCCATCATCGCCAACAGCTTCGCGACCAGATGGATAGCCACCGCGACCGCCGACCCGTCCAGCGCGGACACGCTCGGGGCGACCGTCATAGCGCCGATCGTCGAGGAGTCCGCGAAGGCCGCCGCCGTCCTGCTGGTGTTCCTCTTCCGCAGGCGGGACTTCACCGGGATCGTCGACGGCGTGGTCATAGCCGGGGTCACCGCCACCGGCTTCGCCTTCACCGAGAACATCCTCTACCTCGGCACCGCCTTCGGCACCGACCAGCTCACGGGCGACACCGGCATCGCGTCCGTCACCGCCGCGACCTTCTTCGTACGCGTCATCATGTCGCCGTTCGCGCACCCCCTGTTCACCGTCCTGACCGGCATCGGCTTCGGCGTCGCCGCGCTCTCCGGGGACCGCCAGCACCTGCGGCGTGTGCTGGTCCCGCTGTGCGGGCTGCTCCTCGCGATGGGCATGCACGCCCTGTGGAACGGCTCCTCGTCGTTCGGCGAGTTCGGGTTCTTCGCGGTGTACGCGGCGTTCATGGTGCCGGCGTTCGGGCTGCTGACCTGGCTGGTGGTGTGGACGCGGCAACGCGAGCTGCGCACCGTACGCGAGGAACTGCCCGCCTACGCGACCGCCGGCTGGCTCACCCCGGCCGAGCCGTTCGCGCTCGGCTCGATGCGGGCCCGGCGGCTGGCCCGGGAGTACGCCGGCCGTCACCTGGGCAAGCCGGCGGCGCGGGAGGTGGCGCGGTACGAGGCGTACGCGACCTCCCTCGCGTTCCTGCGGCACCGCGGCCGACGGGGGCGGGCCGGCGTCGACTTCCTCGTACGCGAGCGGGAATTGCTCAACGAACTGTGGAGGCGGAAGGACGTCGCCCGGCCAGCACTGGACCACGCGGCCCGGATGACGGCCCCGCCGGTACGGGTGGCCGCGCCGCCCTGGCCGGTGTACGGGGTGTACGGGTACGGCCAGGGTCCGGCCCAGGGCCAGTCCCAGGGCCACAGCGCCGGATTCGGGCATCCGGCGGCGCCGGTGTACGGGAATCCGGTGGGGCCGTCGTACGGATACGGGCACGGCTACGGGTACCCCGCAGCACACGGCCCCGGCCCCGGATACGGGCACGGACCCACGCACGGACCCGGGCCCGGGTATCAGGCGGGGCCGTACCCCGCCCCCCACCCGCACCAGTAGGTCCGGCCGAGACGGTCAGGGGGAGGCAGGTCAGGCCGGTATGGCCGAGGCAGGTCAGGCCGAGGCCCGGGTCAGCCGGGTGATCTCCTCCCCCGTCAGCTCCAGCTGCGCCACCCCCAGCAGAGCCGGCAGCTGCTCGACCGTCCGCGCGGAGGCGATCGGCGCGGCCACCGTCGGCTGCGCGGCGAGCCACGCCAGGGCGACCGTGGGGATCTCGGTGTCGTGGGCCTGGGCGATCTCGTCCAGGGCGGTGAGGACGTTCCGGCCCCGCTCCGTGTCGAGGTGCTTGGCGGCGCCGGCGGCGCGGGCGCTCTGCACGGTCGTACCGGGCCGGTACTTGCCGGTGAGGAAGCCGGCGGCCAGCGCGAAGTACGGGACGGCAGCGAGGCCGAAGCGGGCGGCGAGGTCCTGGAGGCCGCCCTCGTAGGTGTCGCGGGAGACCAGGTTGTAGTGGGGCTGGAGTGCGACGTACCGGGCCAGGCCCTCACGGTCGGAGAACTCCAGGGACTCCTGGAGACGCTCGGGCGTGATGTTGGAGGCGGCGATGTGCCGCACCTTGCCCGCCCGCACCAGCTCGTCGAGCGCGCCGACGATCTCCTCGACGGGCACCTCGGGCTTGTCGAAGTGCGTGTAGTAGAGGTCGATGTGGTCGGTGCCCAGGCGGCGGAGCGAGGCGTCGGCGGCGGCCTTGATGTTGTCGGCGGACAGGCCGGGGAACTCGGGGTGCTGGCTCACCTTGGTGGCGATCACGACGTCGTCGCGGTTGCCCCGGGCCTTCACCCACCTGCCGATGATGGTCTCGGACTCACCACCGCTGTTGCCCTCGACCCACGCCGTGTAGGAGTCGGCGGTGTCGACGAAGTTGCCGCCCGCGGCCGCGTAGGCGTCGAGTACGGCGAAGGAGGCCGTCTCGTCGGCGGTCCAGCCGAAGACGTTGCCGCCGAGGGAGAGCGGGAAGACCTCGAGGTCGGAGGAGCCGAGCTTGCGAAGAGAAGTCATGCTTCATCACAACGGGCGCCGCTGGCCCGCCCATTCCGGGCAGGACGCGAAGAACATGTGAACAGCGCCATGTGAACAGCGCGATGTGGACAGCACAGACCGGCAGCCCTGACGCGGAGGGCGTCAGGGCTGCCGGGATGGATCAGGGTGACCGAACGAACGGCTCAGGGTGTCCGAAGGGACGACCCAGGGTTCTCGGAGGGACGGCTCAGGGGTTGAGGCCCTTGCCGCGCAGCCAGGCCGCCGGGTCGATGCCGTCGGCGCTGCCGCCGGGGTGGACCTCGAGGTGGAGGTGGGCCCCGGTGACGTTCCCGGTCGCGCCCACGCGGCCGATCACATCACCGGTGGCGACCTTCTGGCCGACACTGACGCTGATCGACGACTGGTGGCAGAACCACAGCTCGGTGCCGTCGTCCAGGGTCAGGATGGTGCGGTAGCCGTAGGAACCGGCCCAGCCGGCCTCGGTGATGGTGCCGCTGTGGACGGCCTTGATGAGCGTGCCCGTCGGCGCGGCGAAGTCGAGACCCGTGTGGTAGCCGGAGGACCAGAGAGAACCGGCCTGACCGAAGGTCGAGGTGATGGTGTACGAGGAGGTCGGCAGCGTGTACTGCTTGGCCAGCTCGGCCAGGCGCGCGGCCTCGGCCTTCGCGGCGGCTTCCTCGGCGGCCTTCTTCTTCGCGGCGGCGGCCTTGGCCTCCGCCTCCTTCTCGGCCTTGGCGGCGGCGTCGGCCTCGGCCTTGGCCGCTGCGGCGAGCGCCTTGACCTCGACCTGGGACTGCTGCGACTCGGCCTGCGCCATGATCCGGCTGCGCAGCGCCTCGCCGGCGTCGGCGGCGCTCTCCTCGGTGTCCACGGCGGCTTCGGAGCCGAAGCCCGCGAGGGCCGGTGCGGCTTCCGGGGCGGGCTCGTCGTCGGAGATGAGCGAGCCCACGTTGGGCAGGTCCGGCATCGAGATGGAGACCGGGGCCTTGCCGGTGTTGGCGCTGGCCATGCCACCGGCGCTGACGGCGGCTATGACGCCGACGCCGAGAACGGTGGAGCTGCGGGCGAATCCGCCGCCGCGCTGCTTGGCGACGCGGTGCTTGCCGCGTACCGGGCGAGTGGACTCCGCGGTGGGGTTCCACTCCTCCCAAGGTCCCTCGTCGGTGCGGTAGTCGCCGTAGCCGAAGGTCTCTGTGGACCGCTGGCTGGGCGCGTACGGGGCCTCGGGGGCAGGCGGGTTGGACGCCACGCGGGCGCACTCCTTTCCTTCCGTCGCCTACCGGGTTAGCTGACGGGTTCGGAGCGGGAAGGTCTCCTACGCGCGTATACCGGTCGTGGACTCTGCGAGTTCACGACGGCTTCCGCGTGATTCACCCCATGGTGGTGGTTCCCCGGTTCCCTTGCGGGATTCGGCACGTGCCGCACGGAGCCGACTCTGGTGCCGGCTGGGACGACCGCGCTGCGTTATCGAACGTTAATAGACCCGGGGGTGGGTTTCCAAGCTGTTCCTCTTGATCAACAACATTTCTGGCCTGGACTTTTGGGCTACCAGCGGTGAAAAACGGGCGAGTTGACCACGGATCGACATGCCCCGGAAACGCTTCCTCAGTCACAGGAGTTTTGATGGTGACTCAGTCGTTATGCGCAGGGCGGTCGACCGGTCACCAAGAGTGAGGGAGTGGTCGACGAAAACACCGAAGGCCGGAACCCTTTCGGATTCCGGCCTTCGGTTTATCAGTAGCGGGGACAGGATTTGAACCTGCGACCTCTGGGTTATGAGCCCAGCGAGCTACCGAGCTGCTCCACCCCGCGGCGATGAACACAACTGTACGCCATCAGCGGGGCAGAAAGCACATCGGTTGATTCGCGGGGCCCCGGCGGCCTCAGAGGAGGTGGCGGTTCGGCTCCTTCGCCCGCTCCTCGTACTCCGGGAGCACGAGGACGTCGACGCCCTGAGCCGTCAGCAGACCGGTTCCGTCCGCCTCCGTGACGAAGGTGTCCGGCTCGCGCCAGGCCGTGACCACCCTGCGCACTCCCGCGTCGAGGATGAGGCGGGCGCAGGGGGCGGGCCGGGAGGAGCGGCGGGCGCACGGTTCGAGGCTGCTGTAGACGGTGGCCGCGGGCAGCCGGGGGTCGGCGGGGTCGAGCTTCGCGAGGGCGGCCTCCTCGGCGTGCACGACCGGGTCGCCGGCCTCGCGGGAGTGGCCGCGTGCCAGCTCCGTGCCGTCGGCGGCCACGATCACCGCGCCGACGCTGAAGGCGGTCTCCGACGGCGGACAGTCGGCCGCGAGTTCGCAGGCGACGGCCAGCCAGTGCCGGTCGGCCGCGGCGGGCAGCGGTCCGGCGCCGGGGGCGGTGGGCTCGTAGCGGTTCAGGACGACGTCCTCGATGCGCCTGGTCTCCACCAGGCGCAGGCGTCCGCCCTGGTAGCCGCCCGGCCCGAAGAGGCGGGGCGCGGCCGGGTCGCCCACGAACAGCGGGGCGAGGACCAGCTGGAGTTCGTCGGCGAGGCCCTGCCGGAGCAGCTGGGTGTGGATCGTTCCGCCGCCCTCGACCATGAGGCGTCGTACGCCGCGTACGTCGTGGAGGTGTTCGAGGAGGCGGCGCCAGTCCAGTTCGGGGCCGAGCGGGACGGCGTCCGCGGCGATGCCGAGCGCGCGGACCCGCTCGGCGCCCTTCTCCGTCGTGTACACGACCTTCTCGCCGCCCGTGTGCCAGAAGTTCGCCGCCGGGTCGAGGTCGCCGGAGCCGCTGACGGTGACCTTGAGGGGGTACGGCGGCAGTCCGGCGGCCACGCGGACGGCGCGGCGCTCGGGGGAGTTCACGAGGAGCCGGGGGTTGTCGGCGCGGATCGTGCCGGCGCCGATGAGGATGGCGTCGACGGAGGCCCGTACCTCGTCGACGCGGTCGAAGTCGGCGCGGCTGGAGAGGAGCAGGCGCTCGGGCGTGGTGTCGTCCAGGTAGCCGTCGAGGGAGACGGCGGCGGACAGCAGGACGTACGGGTACGGCATCGACACAGCTCCCCGGGTCTTGGTTCAAGTTTGAAACAAACCTACACTGGCTGTATGACGACTCGCTGGCTGTCCCCTGAGGAGCAGCGCGCCTGGCGCGCCTACGTCGCCGGCTACCTCCTGCTGGAGGATGCGATCGACCGGCAGCTCCAGCAGGAGGCCGGCCTGCCTCATCTGTACTACTCCATCCTCGCCAACCTCTCCGAGACACCGGAGCGGCGGCTGCGGATGACCGAGCTCGCGGAGCAGCTGAAGATCACCCGCAGCAGGCTGACGTATGCGGTGACGCGCCTGGAGAAGGACGGACTGCTGCGGCGGGAGGAGTGCCGCTGGGACAAACGCGGGACCGTCGCGGCCCTCACGGACGAGGGTATGGCGGCCCTGGAGAACCTGGCGCCCGGCCATGTCGAGACGGTCCGCTCCGCCCTCTTCGACCGGCTCACTCCCGAGCAGGTGGGGCAGCTGGAGGAGATCTTCACGCAGGTCGTGCTGGGTTTCCAGGACGGCGACGAGGCGGCCCCACAGGAACTGCCGTGGCGCCGCCGCTCGTCACCCTGTTCGGGAACCTGATCACCACCTGATCACCGCGGGCGCCTGAGGCGCGCGTCACAATCCCGTTGCTTCAAATTTAAAGCATGGGGTAGGGTCTCGACTCGTTGGATCTGCTTCAAATCTGAAGCACAAGGCGGCCCGGCGCCGCCTTGTCACCGTCCTCCGGACCCGGGAGACCGCATGCCCGACACCCCCGCCGCCACCCCGCGCGCCCGCGTCCGGGTGCCGCTGCGCTTCCCCGACGGCTACTCCGTCGACGCCGAACTGGTCACCTTCCACGGACTCGCCGACGGCCAGGAGCACGTCGCCGTCGTCCTCGGCGAGCCGGCGCCCGGGGCCACCCCCCTGGTCCGGCTGCACTCCGAGTGCCTGACCGGCGACGTCTTCGGCTCCGCCCGCTGCGACTGCGGGCCGCAACTGCGCGAGGCGGTCGAGCGCATAGCCGTCACCGGCGGTGTCCTGCTCTACCTCCGCCAGGAGGGCCGCGGCATCGGCCTCTACAACAAGCTCGACGCGTACGCCCTCCAGGACCAGGGCCTGGACACCTACGAGGCGAACGCCGCGCTCGGCCTGCCCGAGGACGACCGGGACTACACGGCCGCCGCCCAGATGCTGCGCGCCCTGGGCATCACGAGCCTGGACCTGCTGTCCAACAACCCTGACAAGGCCGGCCAGTTGCGCGACCTGGGCATCGACGTCCAGGAGCGTGTCCCGACGGGCGTCTTCACGACCCCGCACAACGTCCGCTACCTGCGCGCGAAGGTCCTCCAGACCCAGCACACGCTGCCGCTGGCCGACCTCACCGGGATCAACGTGGGCTGACCGCGGGCGGCCCGAACGGGCCGTCCAGCGCCGCCCATTGGAGCAGCATGATCGTCTTCGCGTCCGCGATCGCGCCGCTGCGGACGAGGTCGAGGGCCTCGGTGAAGGGGAGTTCGACGACGGCGATGTCCTCGCCCTCGGCCGCCACGCCCGCCGTGTCGGCGCCGGGAGCGGAGGCGTCGTAGGGGGCGGCGAAGAAGCTGAGGCGCTCGGTGACCGAACCGGGGCTCATGAACGCGTCGAAGACATGCTCGACGTCGTGCACCGCCCGCCCGGTCTCCTCGGCCGCCTCGCGGCGGATCGCCTCGCGCGGGTCGTCGCCGTCCAGAAGTCCGGCGGCGGCCTCCAGCAGCATGCCGTCCGGATGTCCGTTGACGTACGCGGGCAGCCGGAACTGCCGGGTGAGCAGGACGGTACGGCGGTCGGGGTCGTAGAGCAGGATCGTGGCGCCGTCGCCCCTGTCGTACGTCTCGCGCCGTTCGCGGCTCCAGTGGCCGTCGCTGTGCCGGTAGTCGAAGGTGGTGCGGCGCAGGACGGACCAGTCGCAGGCGAGGACCTCGACGTCGAGGACGCGGACCCGGTCGTTGCCGGTGAGGTCGCGTCCGTGGCGGTCGAGTCCGGTACGGCCGCGCGGGTCGGGGGCGTCGATGCCGGGGGTGCCGGGGGCGGGGCGGGACGGAGCGTCGTGGGAGCCGGACGCGGGGGCGGGCGAGGTGTCGACGTGCTCGGTCATCGGCGGCCTTCGAGGAGGGTGGCAGTGGCGTCGGGGACGGCGGCGAGGTCGGCGTAGACCGGCTTGCCCTGGGCACGGGCCTGCTCGGTCATCCGGTCCGCGCCCTCCGAGGGACCGCCGATGCGCAGGACCGCGTCGCAGCGCTCCAGCAGGCGTTCGGCGACGGGGTGGAAGAGCTCGTCGAAGAGCGGGTCGCCGGGGGCGGCGCCGCCCGCCGTCTCCAGCAGGGGCAGCGCGAGCGCCTCGCCGGTGACGGGCAGATGCCCGGCGCGGAACAGGACGAGGGCGACCTCGTTCATGGCTCTCACATGGGCCGCGAGCTTCGCGGGGTCGTCGCCGGTGCCCGAACGGTACGGGCCGGCGACCAGGATCATCAGCGGTTTCACGGGGTCTCCTGGAGCGGGTTCAGGCCAGCCGGGTCTCGACGCCGGCCTCACGCAGGGCGTCCAGGGTCTGCGGACCGCCGGGATGGGTGGCGGGGTCCGCCGCGGCGGCGTCGGTGACGAAGGAGTGCACGGCGTCGAGCGGGGCGACCTGACTGAACGCGCGCACTCCCAGCTTGGTCGCGTCGGCGACGGCGACCGTACGGGCCGCCTGACCGAGCCCCACCTGCTTGACGGCCGCGTCCTCGAGGGAGAACTCCGACCAGCCGTGCACGGCGTGCACCCCGCCGATCGACATCACGAACACGTCGAAGGCCAGGGACTCGAGGGTGCGCAGGGCCAGCGGCCCGACGAGGGACCGCTCGCCCGGGCGGGACCGGCCGCCGACGACCAGCAAGTCGATGCCGGGCCGGTCGGCCAGCCGCAGCGCCGCCTGGAGACTGAGCACGGCGACGGTCAACGGGCCCCGCGCGGCGAGGTGTTCCGCCACGTGCACGGTCGTGGTCCCGGCGTCCAGCAGCACCCGTGATCCCGGCTCGACGAGTCCGGCGACGGCCGCGCCGAGCCGGTCCTTCGTCGCCGCCTGCCACGCCTGCCGGGCCTCGAAGCCACCGCCCTCCTCGCGCGGCCGCCCGGCGACGGCGCCGCCGTGCACCCGCCGCACCAGCCCCTGCCGCTCCAGCACGTCCAGGTCCCGGCGCACGGTCATCTCCGAGACCCCGAGCCGCTGGGCGAGCTCGGCGACGGAGACCCGCCCCTGACCCTTCGCCTGCCCCTGCCCTTGGTCCTGCCCGTGCCCCTGAACGAGGCGAAGAGTCAGGTCGAGACGGTCTGCGACATCCATGACGGCATTTCTATCATGCCGATGTTCGAATGAACATCGGCATGTTCACCGATGCCTAGGAGCTCAGCGGAGTCGCCGGGACCTCGGGAGCGTGGGGATAGGCGGCCGACCGGTGCTGGAAGGAGAGGATCTTCGGGTTCTGGACGACCCCGTCGCGGATCTCGATGGCCTTGCCGACCGTGGCGTCGGAGTCCCATGCCGCGGGGCCGCTCATGACCTTGCGCAGGTAGGGAAGGAGCGCCTCGCTGATCTCCCAGGTGGCGGAGTTCCACAGGTGGGACGGGCTGTGATCCACCGCGTAGTAGTGGCACCCCGGCCCCACCGCGGGCATGGGCTCGCCGAAGGTGGTCGGACGGGCCCATTCGAAGCCCATGCCCTCGTCGCAGGCGACGTCGACGAAGAAGGTACCCGGCCGGAACAGCGCGAGTTCCCGTTCGGTGACGAACATGAGCGGCGCGTCGGTGTCCTGGAGGACGCAGTTGACGATGACGTCGAACCCGGCCAGATACTCCGCCAGCGGCATGGAACCGGCCGCGGTGACTGCCCGCAGGCGCGACGGATCGTCCTCCTGCTCCTCGAAGTGGGCCATCACGACCGAGGGCATCGGCGAGGCCACCGCCGCGGCGGCGCGCTGGGTGAGCACCGTGACGTCGGTGACCCCCATGGCGCCCAGGCCGGTGACCGCTCCGCGCGCCGTGGCACCGAAGCTGATGACCACCGCGCGCAGGCGGCGGCCGTAGTGGCCGGTCAGCCCGCCGAGCTGGAGGGCGTGCAGCACCGAGCAGTAGCCGGCGAGCTCGTTGTTCTTGTGGAACACATGGACACTGAAGGCGCCCGTGGAGGTCCAGTGGTTCATGGCCTCCCAGGCGATCAGGGTCAGCCGACGGTCGATGCCGATCTGGGTCATCTTCTCGTCCTGCACACAGTGCGGCCATCCCCACAGCACCTGACCGTCGCGCAGCTCGGCGATGTCGTCGTGCATCGGTTTGGGCAGCAGCACGATGTCGCACTCGGCGATGAGTTGCTCGCGGGAGCGCAGGCCGGCCACGAGTGGTCGCAGCGCGTCGTCGGCGACACCGAACCGGCGGCCGTAGCCCTGTTCGAGGAAGATCCGCTCGCGTACGTCCGGGGCGATCCGGTCGAGGTGGCGGGGGTGCAACGGAAGGCGGAACTCGTTCTCCTTGCGGGAGGAGGCGAGTACTCCGAGACTCATCAGGCTCATATGGGGCGGCTCATTTCCGACCGGGCACGATGTGCTCCGGCATTGCCGTTCCCCGAGGGCGACGCCGAAACGGATGACGGCGTGCGAAGTGCGCTCGGTACCGCCACCGTACTCCCGGCCCGGTCACGGAGCGCCCGCCGCTCGTTTGAGCTCGAAGGAGCCACCGGCGCAGTGGGCGCCCGGCGGCCCGGCGGGCTTCTAGCATGATCGAATGGTTGCCGATGATGCCCAGAAGTCCGGGACAGGACGGGAAGTCGCGTCCCGCGACGATGTCGACGGCGGAGGCGGTGCCGGGGCGAACCCGCACCCTGTCGCCGACCTGGTGGAGCGGGCGGCCGACCTGGTCGAGCCGATCAAGCCGAAGCTGCGTGGCTGGCTCCACGCAGGGATGGTCCCCGTCTCACTGAGCGCCGGCATCGTCCTGATCTGCCTGGCCCGGACCCCTCAGGCGACCCTGGCCTGCGCCGTGTACTCCGTCACCGCCTGGCTGCTGTTCGGGACGAGCGCCGTCTACCACCTGGGCGACTGGGGGCCACTGGGCGAGGCCGTGCTGCGTCGCCTCGACCACGCCAACATCTTCCTGATCATCGCCGGCACCTGCACCCCGCTGGCCGTGCTCCTCGTCCCCTCCCACCAGCGAGCCCTGCTGCTGTGGATCGTCTGGGCGGGCGCGCTGGCCGGCATCGCCTTCCGCGTCCTGTGGGTCAGGGCTCCCCGCTGGCTGTACACGCCCTGCTACCTGGCTCTGGGCTGGGCACCGGTGAGTTACCTGCCGGACTTCCTGCACGCCGGCGGAGCGGCCGTTCTCACCCTGGTGGTGACCGGCGGTCTCCTCTACAGCGCGGGGGCGGTGGTCTACGCCGTCCGACGCCCCGACCCCTCACCCCGCTGGTTCGGCTTCCACGAGGTGTTCCACACCCTGACGGTGGCGGCCTTCGCCTCGCACTACATCGCCATTTCCCTGGCCGCCTACTGACCCCGGGCGCTCCAGGGGCCCTGGTGCCGTACGGCATCAGGGCCCCTGAGGAATCGCACCACCGCCTGGCCGGCCCTGGCGCTGCACCGGCTGCGGCACTGCGGGTACTGCGGGTACTGCCACCGCGTCTGCCGCGGTCCTGCTCACGGCGGCCCCTGATCACTGCGGGCCGCCCGG
The sequence above is a segment of the Streptomyces asoensis genome. Coding sequences within it:
- a CDS encoding dihydrofolate reductase family protein encodes the protein MPYPYVLLSAAVSLDGYLDDTTPERLLLSSRADFDRVDEVRASVDAILIGAGTIRADNPRLLVNSPERRAVRVAAGLPPYPLKVTVSGSGDLDPAANFWHTGGEKVVYTTEKGAERVRALGIAADAVPLGPELDWRRLLEHLHDVRGVRRLMVEGGGTIHTQLLRQGLADELQLVLAPLFVGDPAAPRLFGPGGYQGGRLRLVETRRIEDVVLNRYEPTAPGAGPLPAAADRHWLAVACELAADCPPSETAFSVGAVIVAADGTELARGHSREAGDPVVHAEEAALAKLDPADPRLPAATVYSSLEPCARRSSRPAPCARLILDAGVRRVVTAWREPDTFVTEADGTGLLTAQGVDVLVLPEYEERAKEPNRHLL
- a CDS encoding M23 family metallopeptidase, whose product is MASNPPAPEAPYAPSQRSTETFGYGDYRTDEGPWEEWNPTAESTRPVRGKHRVAKQRGGGFARSSTVLGVGVIAAVSAGGMASANTGKAPVSISMPDLPNVGSLISDDEPAPEAAPALAGFGSEAAVDTEESAADAGEALRSRIMAQAESQQSQVEVKALAAAAKAEADAAAKAEKEAEAKAAAAKKKAAEEAAAKAEAARLAELAKQYTLPTSSYTITSTFGQAGSLWSSGYHTGLDFAAPTGTLIKAVHSGTITEAGWAGSYGYRTILTLDDGTELWFCHQSSISVSVGQKVATGDVIGRVGATGNVTGAHLHLEVHPGGSADGIDPAAWLRGKGLNP
- a CDS encoding GTP cyclohydrolase II, giving the protein MPDTPAATPRARVRVPLRFPDGYSVDAELVTFHGLADGQEHVAVVLGEPAPGATPLVRLHSECLTGDVFGSARCDCGPQLREAVERIAVTGGVLLYLRQEGRGIGLYNKLDAYALQDQGLDTYEANAALGLPEDDRDYTAAAQMLRALGITSLDLLSNNPDKAGQLRDLGIDVQERVPTGVFTTPHNVRYLRAKVLQTQHTLPLADLTGINVG
- the trmB gene encoding tRNA (guanosine(46)-N7)-methyltransferase TrmB, with the translated sequence MSDSVSTPEVPQPFPGGEHHPGESVRHTRAKGEPRFPDGPKADPAGSHFERRIRSFQPRRSRVTAGQADALQRLWAKWGLDIDGHPVDLAELFGDDRPVVLEIGFGMGEATAQMAAADPDTGILAVDVHTPGQGNLLNLADRTGLTNVRVANGDAIILLREMLPADSLDGLRVYFPDPWPKKRHHKRRLIQPEFLDLAATRLRPGATVHCATDWEPYAEQMLEVLTAHPRFENTRADGGFAPRPEFRPLTRFEGQGLDKGHVVNDLLFRRVQHRVQPGDR
- a CDS encoding PrsW family intramembrane metalloprotease — its product is MAISPPFPPYPPHPGGAPEDGVLRHAHWWQRRWVRYGALITLLTLSGLVILALVREQTGTEGFLVGLGLAVLPVPLLVAAFRWLDRVEPGPWRNLVFAFAWGACAAALIAIIANSFATRWIATATADPSSADTLGATVIAPIVEESAKAAAVLLVFLFRRRDFTGIVDGVVIAGVTATGFAFTENILYLGTAFGTDQLTGDTGIASVTAATFFVRVIMSPFAHPLFTVLTGIGFGVAALSGDRQHLRRVLVPLCGLLLAMGMHALWNGSSSFGEFGFFAVYAAFMVPAFGLLTWLVVWTRQRELRTVREELPAYATAGWLTPAEPFALGSMRARRLAREYAGRHLGKPAAREVARYEAYATSLAFLRHRGRRGRAGVDFLVRERELLNELWRRKDVARPALDHAARMTAPPVRVAAPPWPVYGVYGYGQGPAQGQSQGHSAGFGHPAAPVYGNPVGPSYGYGHGYGYPAAHGPGPGYGHGPTHGPGPGYQAGPYPAPHPHQ
- a CDS encoding aldo/keto reductase — its product is MTSLRKLGSSDLEVFPLSLGGNVFGWTADETASFAVLDAYAAAGGNFVDTADSYTAWVEGNSGGESETIIGRWVKARGNRDDVVIATKVSQHPEFPGLSADNIKAAADASLRRLGTDHIDLYYTHFDKPEVPVEEIVGALDELVRAGKVRHIAASNITPERLQESLEFSDREGLARYVALQPHYNLVSRDTYEGGLQDLAARFGLAAVPYFALAAGFLTGKYRPGTTVQSARAAGAAKHLDTERGRNVLTALDEIAQAHDTEIPTVALAWLAAQPTVAAPIASARTVEQLPALLGVAQLELTGEEITRLTRASA
- the lhgO gene encoding L-2-hydroxyglutarate oxidase codes for the protein MVHVSKIAYDCDVLVVGGGIVGLSTAYAITRAAPGTRVTVLEKEPGVARHQTGRNSGVIHSGIYYRPGSLKARYAVRGAAELTKFCAEYGIAHSVTGKLIVATDRAELPRLHALVQRGRENGIPVRELGAAQIAEYEPEVRGLAAIRVRTTGICDYTAVARQLGQASGAEIRYGARAVRIDRRPERGVAVLTARGDVVRGRVLVNCAGLYSDEVARLTGDEPEVRIVPFRGEYYELARPELVRGLVYPVPDPAFPFLGVHLTRGIDGGVHVGPNAVPALAREGYGWGVVRPREAMATAAWPGVWRMGRQHWRYGVGELRRSVSKGAFVDAVRRLLPAVEEGDLVRAAAGVRAQAVLRDGALVDDFLIREGPRAIHVLNAPSPAATASLPIGREVARRALGALTDA
- a CDS encoding MarR family winged helix-turn-helix transcriptional regulator; amino-acid sequence: MTTRWLSPEEQRAWRAYVAGYLLLEDAIDRQLQQEAGLPHLYYSILANLSETPERRLRMTELAEQLKITRSRLTYAVTRLEKDGLLRREECRWDKRGTVAALTDEGMAALENLAPGHVETVRSALFDRLTPEQVGQLEEIFTQVVLGFQDGDEAAPQELPWRRRSSPCSGT